Proteins encoded in a region of the Halostella limicola genome:
- a CDS encoding HVO_2922 family protein yields MAEDTVRVTATLEIDVDEDELELSGEGGDAATAELSAPGVEGLLRAVTDVVEAERGDAELDARDDAESDEAPPSRPGEPPTEIDEAVETADMAEHVEPAETGESVSEAEIAEALPDDPLGDEQPTFEDSKARFQLFRDRAGDWRWRLRHDNGNIIADSGEGYSSKQKAEQGLQSVKANAPGAAVELDPGKE; encoded by the coding sequence ATGGCCGAGGACACCGTCAGGGTCACGGCGACGCTGGAGATCGACGTCGACGAGGACGAACTGGAACTGTCCGGCGAGGGCGGCGACGCCGCGACGGCCGAACTGTCGGCCCCGGGCGTCGAGGGGCTCCTGCGGGCGGTCACCGACGTGGTGGAAGCCGAGCGCGGCGACGCCGAACTCGACGCCCGAGACGATGCCGAGAGCGACGAGGCCCCGCCGAGCAGGCCGGGCGAGCCGCCGACGGAGATAGACGAGGCGGTCGAGACCGCCGACATGGCCGAGCACGTCGAGCCCGCGGAGACGGGCGAGTCGGTCAGCGAGGCGGAGATCGCGGAGGCGCTCCCGGACGACCCGCTGGGCGACGAGCAGCCGACCTTCGAGGACTCGAAGGCGCGCTTCCAGCTGTTCCGCGACAGGGCGGGCGACTGGCGCTGGCGGCTCCGCCACGACAACGGCAACATCATCGCCGACAGCGGCGAGGGCTACTCCTCGAAGCAGAAGGCCGAGCAGGGCCTCCAGAGCGTGAAGGCGAACGCGCCCGGCGCGGCGGTCGAACTCGACCCCGGCAAGGAGTAG
- a CDS encoding aldo/keto reductase, whose amino-acid sequence MQHRELGDSGVEVSEVGFGAWVVGTDWWGDRSEEQAVEMLQHAVDRGITFFDTGDVYGHGDSEELVGRALAEHRDEVTVSTKVGYDFYNNPQAGHGELPKRMDGEWIHTAVERSLDRLDMDYVDVLMLHNANVDEVDEDVLEALDELREAGTVDAIGWALGPSIGWLAEGDRAIEEEFDAVQVVFNVLEQMPGQHFLDTIEELDADTSLIPRVPHSSGLLNEQVTPDTELGEGDHRAYRPDEWYETGWEKVDALRFLERDGERTMGQAAIQWLLGHDAVASVTPTFRTAEDVDEWAAAPDTPALSDEEMARVADLHEDNFGVDRDDGMDSLRSSVDGEDIESAGIEKVSAGD is encoded by the coding sequence ATGCAACACCGCGAACTCGGGGACTCGGGCGTCGAGGTCAGCGAAGTCGGCTTCGGCGCGTGGGTCGTCGGCACGGACTGGTGGGGCGACCGATCCGAGGAGCAGGCCGTCGAGATGCTCCAGCACGCCGTCGACCGCGGGATCACGTTCTTCGACACGGGCGACGTGTACGGCCACGGCGACAGCGAGGAGCTCGTCGGCCGCGCCCTCGCGGAGCACCGCGACGAGGTGACGGTGAGCACGAAGGTCGGATACGACTTCTACAACAACCCGCAGGCCGGCCACGGCGAACTTCCGAAGCGGATGGACGGCGAGTGGATCCACACCGCCGTCGAGCGCAGCCTCGACCGCCTCGACATGGACTACGTCGACGTGCTTATGCTCCACAACGCCAACGTCGACGAGGTGGACGAGGACGTGCTCGAAGCGCTCGACGAGCTCCGCGAGGCCGGCACCGTCGACGCCATCGGGTGGGCGCTCGGCCCCTCGATCGGCTGGCTCGCCGAGGGCGACCGCGCTATCGAGGAGGAGTTCGACGCCGTGCAGGTCGTGTTCAACGTCCTCGAACAGATGCCGGGCCAGCACTTCCTCGACACCATCGAGGAACTCGACGCCGACACCAGCCTGATCCCGCGCGTCCCGCACTCCTCCGGCCTGCTGAACGAGCAGGTCACCCCCGACACCGAACTCGGCGAGGGCGACCACCGCGCCTACCGCCCCGACGAGTGGTACGAGACGGGATGGGAGAAAGTCGACGCGCTCCGCTTCCTGGAGCGGGACGGCGAGCGCACCATGGGACAGGCGGCCATCCAGTGGCTCCTCGGCCATGACGCCGTCGCCTCCGTCACGCCCACCTTCCGCACCGCCGAAGACGTCGACGAGTGGGCGGCCGCCCCCGACACGCCGGCCCTCAGCGACGAGGAGATGGCCCGCGTCGCCGACCTTCACGAGGACAACTTCGGCGTCGACCGCGACGACGGCATGGACAGCCTCCGGTCGTCGGTCGACGGCGAGGACATCGAGTCGGCGGGGATAGAGAAGGTGAGCGCGGGAGATTAA
- a CDS encoding acyltransferase produces MTKRRVSLPAEADEGVTAFIEEVDDRLSSDEDTCSVVQDVLADLYGDREAHERWQSGKPVSNAERVRLQGYDPCNATLESEYYAEKDEEKFERSKHLQWLWRQFDATPMADNIEFALRFRRMLADHLFDECGDGCRFFKGITFTYGHNIEIGDNVVVHDDVHLDDRGRLTIGDRVSISDGAHVYSHDHDVVDQTAVKNYHTIIEDDARVTYDSMVRAGNKVGRNAIVGARGVVQHDVPAHHIAVGMPAKSVKIKPGWEDVATPIEQANENRQEERRIEYELDDDLEVFDEFERDLSPPNEQ; encoded by the coding sequence ATGACGAAGCGACGCGTCTCGCTCCCCGCGGAGGCCGACGAGGGGGTCACGGCGTTCATCGAGGAGGTCGACGACCGCCTGTCGAGCGACGAGGACACCTGTTCGGTCGTGCAGGACGTGCTGGCCGACCTCTACGGGGACCGGGAGGCGCACGAGCGCTGGCAGTCGGGGAAGCCGGTCTCGAACGCCGAGCGCGTACGGCTGCAGGGGTACGACCCCTGTAACGCGACGCTCGAATCGGAGTACTACGCCGAGAAGGACGAGGAGAAGTTCGAGCGATCGAAGCACCTCCAGTGGCTCTGGCGACAGTTCGACGCGACGCCGATGGCGGACAACATCGAGTTCGCGCTCCGCTTCCGGCGGATGCTTGCCGACCACCTCTTCGACGAGTGCGGCGACGGCTGCCGGTTCTTCAAGGGGATCACGTTCACCTACGGCCACAACATCGAGATCGGCGACAACGTCGTCGTCCACGACGACGTCCACCTCGACGACCGCGGGCGCCTCACCATCGGCGACCGCGTCTCCATCAGCGACGGCGCGCACGTGTACAGCCACGACCACGACGTCGTCGACCAGACCGCGGTGAAGAACTACCACACGATCATCGAGGACGACGCCCGCGTCACGTACGACTCGATGGTCCGGGCCGGCAACAAGGTCGGGCGAAACGCCATCGTCGGTGCGCGCGGCGTCGTCCAGCACGACGTGCCCGCCCACCACATCGCGGTCGGGATGCCCGCCAAGAGCGTGAAGATCAAACCGGGGTGGGAGGATGTCGCCACGCCGATAGAGCAGGCCAACGAGAACCGCCAGGAGGAGCGCCGCATCGAGTACGAACTCGACGACGACCTGGAGGTCTTCGACGAGTTCGAACGGGATCTCTCGCCGCCGAACGAGCAGTAG
- a CDS encoding aryl-sulfate sulfotransferase, whose product MDRRTRVVALSAVVLVLAGLFGLQAALADTDGDPSATVTSPGEQYPGNTLISTQSYGDDYDGKVMEVTPEGERLWTYDPPNSRVFDSEMLDNGNLLVSVATKVPPEDCPEEQLRVDDDECVHNRVIEIDGDTLDDGEKEVVWNHSWYDEFVSHHEVHDADRLESGETAIIDMGEDRAFTVARNGTITWQWNATEHLGEGSEFREEYGGPEREGPESDWTHMNDIDRLDDGNFQLSIRNFDAVIEVDPETNEVVGVVGEPGDHETLYEQHNPRRLEEWGTVLVADSENDRVVEYRVDNESKVWEYGGSDLLHWPRDADRLPNGNTLIVDTFNNRVIEVNSAGQVVWEYGGLAMPYAADRLSVPEEDGATVPGWHLQSRSANQSTGQEAATQMEAWARFVLPNWIELPHLLTLATGALASLAIVVDFAVLGVRTGIRRFKE is encoded by the coding sequence ATGGATCGACGGACGCGCGTGGTCGCGCTTTCGGCGGTCGTGCTCGTCCTCGCGGGCCTGTTCGGACTGCAGGCCGCCCTCGCGGACACGGACGGCGACCCGAGCGCGACCGTCACGTCCCCCGGCGAGCAGTATCCGGGGAACACGCTCATCAGCACGCAGAGCTACGGCGACGACTACGACGGGAAGGTGATGGAGGTGACGCCCGAGGGCGAGCGCCTCTGGACCTACGACCCGCCGAACTCCCGCGTGTTCGACTCGGAGATGCTCGACAACGGAAACCTCCTCGTCTCGGTCGCCACCAAGGTGCCGCCCGAGGACTGCCCCGAGGAGCAACTCCGCGTCGACGACGACGAGTGCGTGCACAACCGCGTGATCGAGATCGACGGCGACACGCTCGACGACGGCGAGAAGGAGGTCGTCTGGAACCACTCGTGGTACGACGAGTTCGTCAGCCACCACGAGGTCCACGACGCCGACCGACTGGAGAGCGGCGAGACGGCGATAATCGACATGGGCGAGGACCGCGCGTTCACCGTCGCGCGCAACGGGACGATAACCTGGCAGTGGAACGCCACGGAACATCTGGGCGAGGGCTCCGAGTTCCGGGAGGAGTACGGCGGCCCCGAACGGGAGGGGCCGGAGAGCGACTGGACCCACATGAACGACATCGATCGGCTGGACGACGGCAACTTCCAGCTCTCGATCCGCAACTTCGACGCCGTGATCGAAGTGGACCCCGAGACGAACGAGGTCGTCGGCGTGGTCGGCGAGCCGGGGGACCACGAGACGCTGTACGAGCAGCACAACCCGCGCCGGCTGGAGGAGTGGGGCACGGTGCTGGTCGCCGACAGCGAGAACGACCGCGTCGTCGAGTACCGCGTCGACAACGAGTCGAAGGTGTGGGAGTACGGCGGGAGCGACCTGCTTCACTGGCCCCGCGACGCCGACCGCCTGCCCAACGGGAACACGCTGATCGTCGACACGTTCAACAACCGCGTGATCGAGGTCAACAGCGCCGGCCAGGTCGTCTGGGAGTACGGCGGCCTCGCGATGCCGTACGCCGCCGACCGCCTCTCGGTTCCCGAAGAGGACGGCGCGACCGTGCCGGGATGGCACCTCCAGAGCCGGTCGGCGAATCAGTCGACGGGTCAGGAAGCCGCGACGCAAATGGAAGCGTGGGCGCGGTTCGTCCTCCCGAACTGGATCGAACTCCCACATCTGCTGACGCTGGCGACGGGCGCGCTGGCGTCGCTCGCGATCGTCGTGGACTTCGCCGTGCTCGGCGTCCGGACGGGGATCAGGCGGTTCAAAGAGTAG
- a CDS encoding DUF7577 domain-containing protein, whose amino-acid sequence MDIPQWALVYVVSFALLHLAIYYYYLRGEDGESSTHPSLSGENGGDYPSGNPLAADNADRNSERREFVRRAHDDDEDGRRCPHCGTVNDSESAYTFCHNCVERLGV is encoded by the coding sequence GTGGACATCCCGCAATGGGCTCTCGTCTACGTCGTCTCGTTCGCCCTGCTCCATCTCGCTATCTACTACTACTACCTCCGGGGAGAGGACGGTGAGAGTTCCACGCACCCCTCGCTCTCGGGGGAGAACGGCGGCGACTACCCGTCTGGGAACCCCCTCGCGGCCGACAACGCGGACCGCAACTCCGAGCGCCGCGAGTTCGTCCGACGGGCGCACGACGACGACGAAGACGGGCGACGCTGCCCTCACTGCGGGACGGTGAACGACTCCGAGAGCGCGTACACCTTCTGTCACAACTGCGTCGAGCGCCTCGGCGTGTGA
- a CDS encoding Nmad3 family putative nucleotide modification protein, with protein MPRSVAINVGANTTLPGVRAPVYPDGSFEYVPIPEREPTAVAPPTYADLDLETDVPADAVDAPVHLDPEFAEYPHCDAYTYGDEHAVKAGPLSELAAGDYVYFYATLSTAGDPPAWMAPEWGAYVIGVFRLDRNPVTDYAVLDPAERERFANNAHVKRETVDAAVLLSGDPDESRLLDRAIPLSSRSAGADANRVVTGLSADSGKGPWWRRPLRFDEAATAELVEIVENGAVERCFEG; from the coding sequence ATGCCCAGAAGCGTCGCCATCAACGTCGGCGCGAACACGACGCTCCCGGGGGTCCGCGCGCCGGTCTACCCCGACGGTAGCTTCGAGTACGTGCCCATCCCGGAGCGCGAGCCCACCGCCGTCGCGCCGCCGACGTACGCCGACCTCGACCTGGAGACGGACGTCCCCGCCGACGCGGTCGACGCGCCCGTCCACCTCGACCCGGAGTTCGCCGAGTACCCCCACTGCGACGCCTACACGTACGGCGACGAGCACGCCGTCAAGGCCGGCCCGCTCTCGGAGCTCGCGGCCGGCGACTACGTCTACTTCTACGCGACGCTGTCGACCGCCGGCGACCCGCCGGCGTGGATGGCCCCGGAGTGGGGCGCGTACGTCATCGGCGTCTTCCGTCTCGACCGCAACCCCGTCACCGACTACGCGGTGCTCGATCCCGCCGAGCGCGAACGGTTCGCCAACAACGCTCACGTCAAGCGCGAGACGGTCGACGCCGCGGTGCTGCTGTCCGGCGACCCCGACGAGTCGCGCCTGCTCGACCGGGCGATCCCGCTGTCGTCGCGCTCGGCGGGCGCCGACGCGAACCGCGTCGTGACGGGCCTCTCGGCGGACTCCGGCAAAGGCCCCTGGTGGCGGCGGCCCCTGCGGTTCGACGAGGCGGCGACGGCGGAACTCGTGGAGATCGTCGAGAACGGTGCTGTCGAGCGGTGCTTCGAGGGGTGA
- a CDS encoding ArsR/SmtB family transcription factor, with protein sequence MSRSPISQGISDDNSDFNQMAIWYLLIGTRGGETRTKILQVLDQQPRNTNQIAEEVNLDYKTVKHHLDVLQENNIVKDSGHDYGAVYLLTQRVEENWDMIEGIIKSLET encoded by the coding sequence ATGTCCAGAAGTCCTATTTCGCAGGGCATCTCCGACGATAATTCTGATTTCAACCAAATGGCGATCTGGTACCTGTTGATTGGAACTCGGGGTGGAGAGACTCGTACGAAAATTCTTCAGGTCCTCGACCAACAGCCACGGAATACCAACCAGATCGCAGAAGAGGTGAATCTGGATTATAAAACAGTCAAGCACCATCTTGATGTGCTTCAGGAAAACAACATTGTGAAAGATAGTGGCCACGACTACGGCGCCGTTTATCTCCTCACACAGCGAGTGGAGGAAAACTGGGATATGATCGAGGGGATCATCAAGTCCCTGGAAACGTAA
- a CDS encoding NAD+ synthase encodes MIDLRFSESELEARRENITSFIADTVDAAGADGAVLGLSGGVDSSLTATLAVEALGRESLYGLVLPATVSSEDNMSDAERVAEDLDIEYDVIEIDPIVDTLLDAYPDAEGDATAVGNSRARVRGVLNYLVANHENRVVLGTGNKSEALTGYFTKYGDGAVDCHPIGNLYKQQVRQLASAVGVPEGIVTKPATAELWADQTDEDEMGVDYDTLDAVLALHVEGPLSAAATRRTLDVDGETVERVRSLYERSAHKRSMPPAPEVP; translated from the coding sequence ATGATCGATCTCCGCTTCTCGGAGTCGGAACTGGAGGCGCGTCGCGAGAACATCACCTCGTTTATCGCGGACACGGTCGACGCGGCGGGCGCGGACGGCGCGGTGCTCGGGCTGTCGGGCGGCGTCGACAGTTCGCTCACGGCCACCCTCGCCGTCGAGGCGCTGGGGAGGGAGTCGCTGTACGGGCTCGTTCTTCCGGCGACGGTCAGCAGCGAGGACAACATGAGCGACGCCGAGCGGGTGGCGGAGGACCTGGACATCGAGTACGACGTGATCGAGATCGACCCCATCGTCGACACCCTGCTCGACGCCTACCCCGACGCGGAGGGCGACGCGACGGCTGTCGGCAACAGCCGTGCGCGGGTCAGGGGAGTGCTGAACTACCTCGTCGCCAACCACGAGAACCGGGTGGTGCTGGGGACGGGGAACAAGAGCGAGGCGCTGACGGGCTACTTCACGAAGTACGGCGACGGCGCGGTCGACTGCCACCCCATCGGCAACCTCTACAAGCAGCAGGTGCGCCAGCTGGCGAGCGCGGTCGGCGTCCCCGAGGGGATCGTCACGAAACCCGCCACCGCGGAGCTGTGGGCGGACCAGACCGACGAGGACGAGATGGGCGTCGACTACGACACGTTAGACGCCGTGCTCGCGCTGCACGTCGAGGGGCCGCTGTCGGCGGCGGCGACCCGGCGGACGCTGGACGTCGACGGGGAGACCGTCGAGCGCGTACGGAGCCTGTACGAGCGGAGCGCGCACAAGCGGTCGATGCCGCCCGCGCCCGAGGTGCCGTGA
- a CDS encoding C2H2-type zinc finger protein: protein MEQCDHCGQSFDEEEAYLRHLREEHAGDLSRIEQRRVDGLDDGSEGVPTAAVYGATIVGILLAAAVAYVFFVGGGSGADGDVKVEPHSSGSVHYHGTMNVTIDGQTLDFSRDRYQMQDRQFFHYEAGDGSQWHVHGQDVTLEYALHTLDIQVTEDSVTFEGTTYSDDDEGTTVTIEVNGEPVNPRDYVLQEGDEVRVIVTTE from the coding sequence ATGGAACAGTGCGACCACTGCGGGCAGTCGTTCGACGAGGAGGAGGCGTACCTCCGCCACCTCCGGGAGGAGCACGCGGGCGACCTGTCCCGGATCGAACAGCGCCGGGTCGACGGCCTCGACGACGGGTCCGAGGGCGTCCCCACGGCCGCCGTCTACGGCGCGACGATCGTCGGGATACTGCTCGCCGCGGCGGTCGCGTACGTCTTCTTCGTGGGCGGCGGGAGCGGCGCGGACGGCGACGTCAAGGTCGAGCCCCACTCGTCCGGGAGCGTCCACTACCACGGGACGATGAACGTGACCATCGACGGGCAGACGCTCGACTTCAGCAGGGACCGGTACCAGATGCAAGACCGGCAGTTCTTCCACTACGAGGCCGGCGACGGGAGCCAGTGGCACGTCCACGGGCAGGACGTCACGCTGGAGTACGCGCTCCACACGCTCGACATCCAGGTGACCGAGGACTCCGTGACGTTCGAGGGCACCACCTACAGCGACGACGACGAGGGGACGACGGTCACCATCGAAGTGAACGGCGAACCGGTGAATCCGCGCGACTACGTCCTGCAGGAGGGCGACGAGGTCCGCGTGATCGTCACGACGGAGTAG
- a CDS encoding enoyl-CoA hydratase/isomerase family protein has protein sequence MIESTDEGRVRTVTLARPDRKNALTPAGLDDLAAAVAGADAPVVYLRGAGDAFCAGADLDVVDEMVREAAETLARRGQETATAIAEADSVVVAGVDGAARGGGVELALACDVRAATPAATFGEPGVTFGLFGAWGGTVRLPRVVGEGEAMDFALSGRVIDADEARRIGLVSRVVADPREVAEEIAANDEAALSVLKERLRDDADRAIREEREVAAFADLAADRRSRKD, from the coding sequence ATGATCGAATCGACGGACGAGGGGCGGGTCCGGACGGTGACGCTCGCGCGACCCGACCGGAAGAACGCCCTCACACCGGCCGGGCTCGACGACCTCGCCGCGGCGGTCGCGGGGGCCGACGCGCCGGTCGTCTACCTCCGCGGAGCCGGCGACGCCTTCTGTGCCGGCGCCGACCTCGACGTGGTCGACGAGATGGTCCGCGAGGCCGCCGAGACGCTCGCGAGGCGCGGGCAGGAGACGGCGACCGCCATCGCAGAGGCCGACAGCGTCGTCGTCGCCGGCGTCGACGGCGCGGCCCGCGGCGGCGGCGTCGAACTGGCGCTCGCCTGCGACGTGCGAGCTGCGACCCCCGCAGCGACGTTCGGCGAACCGGGCGTCACCTTCGGCCTGTTCGGCGCGTGGGGCGGCACGGTCCGCCTCCCGCGGGTCGTCGGCGAGGGGGAGGCGATGGACTTCGCGCTGTCGGGCCGGGTGATCGACGCCGACGAGGCACGCCGGATCGGCCTCGTCTCGCGGGTGGTCGCGGACCCGCGGGAGGTCGCCGAGGAGATAGCGGCGAACGACGAAGCCGCCCTGTCAGTCCTCAAGGAGCGCCTGCGCGACGACGCCGACCGGGCGATCCGCGAGGAGCGGGAGGTCGCGGCGTTCGCGGACCTCGCGGCCGACCGCCGGAGTCGCAAGGATTAG
- a CDS encoding DUF7114 family protein, giving the protein MEEAATCRRAAREAVRDVEPDRLRDVIDDLIADASMAPGALALLSARAADESVDLDSVADRAAGVQLIYDGLRLTRTLAHDEPWVDLDDHTEPNLGVLAADVLVSRGFYLLARTDAAEKAVETVRAFGRDQTSRRAPDADAAALDATLERNVLELAVITGTTAVGVAPSSAMLDTAAGLVDEDGPFAPADAVLPDSPGDLGIGATATKGGGTDGVTQSASDR; this is encoded by the coding sequence ATGGAAGAGGCCGCCACGTGCCGGCGCGCCGCCCGCGAGGCGGTGCGGGACGTCGAACCCGATCGACTCCGCGACGTCATCGACGACCTCATCGCGGACGCCTCGATGGCGCCCGGGGCCCTCGCGCTGCTCTCGGCGCGGGCCGCCGACGAGAGCGTCGACCTGGACAGCGTCGCCGACCGCGCGGCCGGCGTCCAGCTCATCTACGACGGGCTCCGCCTCACCCGGACCCTCGCCCACGACGAGCCCTGGGTCGACCTCGACGACCACACCGAACCGAACCTCGGCGTCCTCGCGGCTGACGTGCTCGTCTCCCGGGGCTTCTACCTGCTCGCCCGGACCGACGCCGCCGAGAAGGCGGTCGAGACCGTCCGGGCGTTCGGCCGCGACCAGACCAGCCGCCGCGCCCCCGACGCCGACGCGGCCGCCCTCGACGCCACCCTCGAACGCAACGTCCTCGAACTCGCGGTCATCACCGGGACGACGGCCGTCGGCGTCGCCCCCTCCTCCGCGATGCTTGACACCGCGGCGGGGCTCGTCGACGAGGACGGACCGTTCGCGCCGGCCGACGCGGTGCTCCCCGACTCCCCCGGCGATCTGGGCATCGGCGCCACCGCCACGAAGGGCGGCGGCACCGACGGCGTCACTCAGTCCGCCTCCGACCGGTGA
- a CDS encoding YihY/virulence factor BrkB family protein: MGDDRLDRALDTVVTVIKVAYEKDVRYPAAAMAYYAFVSFVPVLLLVFAVVGDQVLSEVETAMPQFLTIEARRLVYEATTTASGQAGGSVLAAGVIAWSGANVATDFQTVVERVEASGEKSLREQLRDSAVVLASLGLAILAILLTSLLFTLPPEGSFAGLVILFIALTVAFLPLYYVPSTVLPSPEAALPGAITAAFGWTVIHTAILFYAANAAQYAIYGVLSGIIIILTSLYIAASILMTGVIVNATVADRADTREVSDVREM; the protein is encoded by the coding sequence ATGGGCGACGATCGGCTGGACCGTGCGCTCGACACCGTGGTGACGGTCATCAAAGTGGCCTACGAGAAGGACGTCAGGTACCCCGCGGCGGCGATGGCGTACTACGCGTTCGTCTCGTTCGTCCCGGTGCTGTTGCTCGTGTTCGCGGTGGTCGGCGACCAGGTTCTCTCGGAGGTCGAAACCGCGATGCCGCAGTTCCTCACTATCGAGGCCCGCCGGCTGGTCTACGAGGCGACGACCACCGCATCCGGGCAGGCCGGCGGGTCGGTGCTCGCCGCGGGCGTTATCGCGTGGAGCGGGGCGAACGTCGCCACCGACTTCCAGACCGTCGTCGAGCGCGTCGAGGCGTCCGGCGAGAAGTCGCTCCGGGAGCAGCTACGCGACTCCGCCGTCGTCCTCGCGTCGCTCGGACTGGCCATCCTCGCGATACTGCTCACGAGCCTCCTCTTTACCCTGCCGCCCGAGGGCTCGTTCGCCGGGCTGGTCATCCTCTTTATCGCGCTCACGGTCGCCTTCCTCCCGCTGTACTACGTCCCCTCGACCGTGCTCCCCTCTCCCGAGGCGGCGCTCCCCGGCGCGATAACCGCCGCGTTCGGGTGGACGGTCATCCACACCGCCATCCTCTTCTACGCCGCGAACGCCGCCCAGTACGCGATCTACGGCGTTCTGAGCGGCATCATCATCATCCTCACGAGCCTCTACATCGCCGCGTCCATCCTCATGACCGGCGTCATCGTGAACGCGACGGTGGCCGACCGCGCCGACACCCGAGAGGTGTCGGACGTGCGGGAGATGTAG
- a CDS encoding Hvo_1808 family surface protein: MRSLRLLALIGLVLLAGCAAPTGSAAPPDDVSNGSDGQPDVQGWENGYWHNASLSVDPDDGLNESELDAVVARSMARVEVVRDIEFEEDVNVTVVSRAEYRRNAPGSAPEDADRTFENVKHRALFLVGDGADAADLSQRNAESAVLGYYDVREDRIVLVSDAETPRVDEITLAQELYHAYQFRYGNDVEIRAPLAATDDTVAAVLSLVEGDANLVDDRYDRRCEAEWDCLRPRDDDAGAATNATPPDVHMGLYLLEYFPYAEGQSYVESVREREGWDGVTAQYETPPVSTEQVIHGRHVEGPRPLDLPDRSAAEWRRVGRSGGGESATLGERGLATMFAYTLYDDRNGSLVEPSAFVQRSGDNVSLDYDLEYSNGWGNDLLYAYENGDDTGYVWRIRWDDEASARTFVEGYERLLRYHGATSEGRHWVVEDGPFADAYYVERVDDAVTIVSAPSAGEIAELYPRAGDAVRDDGT, translated from the coding sequence ATGCGTTCGCTTCGCCTCCTCGCCCTGATCGGTCTGGTCCTCCTCGCCGGCTGCGCGGCCCCGACGGGGTCCGCCGCCCCGCCGGACGACGTGTCGAACGGCTCGGACGGGCAGCCGGACGTGCAGGGGTGGGAGAACGGCTACTGGCACAACGCCTCGCTCTCGGTCGACCCCGATGACGGGCTGAACGAGAGCGAACTCGACGCCGTCGTCGCCCGGTCGATGGCCCGCGTCGAGGTCGTCCGCGACATCGAGTTCGAGGAGGACGTGAACGTCACGGTCGTCTCCAGGGCGGAGTACCGGCGAAACGCGCCCGGGAGCGCCCCGGAAGACGCCGATCGCACGTTCGAGAACGTGAAACACCGGGCGCTGTTTCTCGTCGGCGACGGGGCCGACGCCGCGGACCTCTCGCAGCGGAACGCCGAGTCGGCGGTGCTCGGCTACTATGACGTCCGTGAGGACCGGATCGTGCTCGTCTCCGACGCCGAGACGCCCCGGGTCGACGAGATAACGCTGGCTCAGGAGCTGTACCACGCCTACCAGTTCCGGTACGGGAACGACGTCGAGATACGGGCGCCGCTCGCGGCGACCGACGACACCGTCGCGGCCGTGCTCTCGCTCGTCGAGGGCGACGCGAACCTCGTCGACGACCGGTACGACCGGCGCTGCGAGGCGGAGTGGGACTGCCTGCGACCCCGCGACGACGACGCGGGAGCGGCGACGAACGCGACGCCGCCGGACGTCCACATGGGGCTGTACCTGCTGGAGTACTTCCCGTACGCCGAGGGGCAGTCCTACGTCGAATCGGTGCGTGAGCGCGAGGGCTGGGACGGCGTCACCGCGCAGTACGAGACCCCGCCGGTGAGCACGGAGCAGGTCATCCACGGTCGCCACGTCGAGGGGCCGCGCCCGCTCGACCTCCCCGACCGGAGCGCCGCGGAGTGGCGGCGGGTGGGCCGGAGCGGCGGCGGCGAATCGGCGACCCTCGGCGAGCGCGGCCTCGCGACGATGTTCGCGTACACGCTGTACGACGACCGGAACGGGTCGCTGGTCGAGCCCTCGGCGTTCGTCCAGCGCTCGGGGGACAACGTCTCGCTCGACTACGACCTTGAGTACTCGAACGGCTGGGGGAACGACCTGCTGTACGCCTACGAGAACGGCGACGACACCGGGTACGTCTGGCGGATACGGTGGGACGACGAGGCCAGCGCCCGAACGTTCGTCGAGGGGTACGAGCGGCTGCTCAGGTACCACGGCGCGACGAGCGAGGGCAGGCACTGGGTCGTCGAGGACGGGCCCTTCGCCGACGCGTACTACGTCGAGCGCGTAGACGACGCCGTGACGATCGTGAGCGCCCCCTCGGCGGGCGAGATCGCGGAACTGTACCCCCGGGCGGGTGATGCAGTAAGGGACGACGGGACGTGA